One genomic window of Polyangium aurulentum includes the following:
- a CDS encoding serine/threonine-protein kinase, with product MTSAESSGIDPRIGALAGGKYKVLRLIGRGGMGSVYEAQNVAIGKRVALKFLRLGAGDAQVRARFHREARAVSAVESAHIVQIFDTGETEAGEPFLVMELLQGEDLATRLKRLGRMGVNDAVAMAAQALRGLRRAHAAGVVHRDLKPHNVFLVASEEGHGHVKIVDFGLSKVLGGIDELVPQASVSAHEALSRAGSPVGTPLYMSPEQIEALEDIDQRTDLWSMGAILFEALAGVAPFSEPTFARLVIAICHKDPPDLRKLVPGLPEPVARVVARAMTRDRQQRFQSADAFLTALAEAAPEVDKAQGPWSFRADASPPLAAATRTPLPVSSDSGASIPPGPTAPGDVDPPPRDNAPGAELKTYTQGGATLWLSASPAFSLWRGEVATPDRLRVETRDGGLFELRLEPVGVLRIGRAERVGDERNELVYPDVASRLAATLRHDGVRWWLLRRTECSVPVQVGARALARGEQAPLVHGIFVQVGGMRATMVDRRYVTPTVPAGTVDPTTGLLGRAGLEQEIASFLQRKRSGALILVRAQPSAAPATAAEYAPEALAAVAVHRAWPSLAVGLVEGTVALLAPGEAAEAAEKGRAAAALARDAVRGSRQFSCGYWTLSGDGIDAGREIELALHAMSAHAEGASGQGVAALRTSSPSARLASVPEVLGASTDARKTTTLLFAIEEQNALGGVGPHVISALEKELAAVVATHAGQSSLVAPLAPGVVAACVTKKVDAVAAGNAVQCDWHARPPVLDGKVELPRTLSWEILHGTDAQTRAGELSRECKDPHGVLSALSGGLPYPIAGRVHEAIAASSAIERVKMLFDVLEGTWRFIATVLLSAYFARRPAEGGEVAPGFDAMLELFRRNVTRDGFALGTWREIARTAAKAFDGRDDPIGALVRDVLGVKLSQNQTFETLSNLMQVERNSFAHGHYNEARATADLPEFEQMTRTLLRALRPLCAWTLVTVEKTEPDLYGELQTVEFIDHTGPFNTGTRRRLGLNSPVRLANVAYLARWREGLVLPLEPFMRRVAHEERFDLYWMDHLPRAGACQMSSAVGGPAIKVPCDVRRLPPLLRLLLDRTQGGG from the coding sequence GTGACGAGCGCGGAGAGCAGCGGGATCGACCCCCGGATCGGCGCGCTTGCCGGCGGGAAGTACAAGGTCTTGCGCCTGATCGGGCGCGGCGGGATGGGCAGCGTCTACGAGGCGCAGAACGTCGCGATCGGCAAGCGCGTCGCCCTCAAGTTCCTCCGCCTCGGCGCGGGCGACGCCCAGGTGCGGGCGCGGTTCCACCGCGAGGCGCGCGCCGTGTCCGCCGTCGAGAGCGCGCACATCGTCCAGATCTTCGACACCGGCGAGACCGAGGCCGGCGAGCCCTTCCTCGTGATGGAGCTGCTCCAGGGCGAGGACCTCGCCACGCGCCTCAAGCGGCTCGGGCGCATGGGCGTGAACGACGCCGTCGCCATGGCCGCGCAGGCGCTCCGGGGCCTGCGGCGCGCGCACGCGGCCGGGGTCGTCCATCGCGACCTGAAGCCCCACAACGTCTTCCTCGTCGCGAGCGAGGAGGGGCACGGGCACGTGAAGATCGTCGATTTCGGCCTCTCGAAGGTGCTCGGGGGCATCGACGAGCTGGTGCCGCAGGCGTCGGTCTCGGCGCACGAGGCGCTGTCGCGCGCGGGCTCGCCCGTGGGCACGCCGCTGTACATGTCGCCCGAGCAGATCGAGGCGCTCGAGGACATCGATCAGCGCACCGATCTCTGGTCGATGGGCGCGATCCTGTTCGAGGCGCTGGCGGGCGTGGCGCCCTTCTCGGAGCCCACGTTCGCGCGGCTGGTGATCGCCATCTGCCACAAAGATCCGCCTGATCTGCGCAAGCTCGTGCCGGGCCTGCCCGAGCCCGTCGCGCGCGTGGTCGCGAGGGCGATGACGCGCGACCGGCAGCAGCGCTTCCAGTCGGCCGACGCGTTCCTCACGGCCCTCGCCGAGGCCGCGCCCGAGGTCGACAAGGCGCAGGGCCCGTGGTCGTTCCGCGCCGACGCGTCGCCCCCGCTGGCGGCGGCGACGCGCACGCCCCTGCCGGTCTCGTCGGACAGCGGGGCCTCGATCCCGCCCGGGCCGACCGCGCCGGGCGACGTGGATCCTCCCCCGCGCGACAACGCGCCGGGGGCCGAGCTGAAGACGTACACGCAAGGCGGCGCGACGCTCTGGCTGAGCGCTTCTCCCGCGTTCTCGCTGTGGCGGGGCGAGGTGGCGACGCCGGACAGGCTGCGCGTCGAGACGCGCGATGGGGGCCTGTTCGAGCTGCGGCTCGAGCCCGTGGGCGTCTTGCGCATCGGGCGCGCGGAGCGGGTGGGCGACGAGCGCAACGAGCTGGTGTATCCCGACGTGGCCTCGCGGCTCGCGGCCACGCTCCGGCACGACGGGGTGCGCTGGTGGCTCTTGCGGCGCACGGAGTGCAGCGTGCCCGTGCAGGTCGGGGCGCGAGCGCTCGCGCGCGGGGAGCAGGCGCCGCTCGTGCACGGGATCTTCGTGCAGGTGGGCGGCATGCGCGCGACCATGGTCGACAGGCGCTACGTCACGCCGACCGTGCCTGCGGGCACCGTGGATCCGACGACGGGGCTGCTCGGGCGCGCGGGGCTCGAGCAGGAGATCGCCTCGTTCTTGCAGCGAAAGCGCAGCGGCGCGCTCATCCTCGTGCGCGCGCAGCCCTCGGCCGCGCCCGCCACGGCGGCCGAGTACGCGCCCGAGGCGCTCGCGGCGGTCGCCGTGCACCGCGCGTGGCCGAGCCTGGCCGTGGGCCTCGTCGAGGGAACGGTGGCGCTCCTCGCGCCCGGCGAGGCCGCCGAGGCGGCGGAGAAGGGGCGCGCGGCGGCGGCTCTGGCGCGCGACGCGGTGCGGGGCTCGCGGCAGTTCTCGTGCGGGTACTGGACGCTCTCGGGCGACGGGATCGACGCGGGGCGGGAGATCGAGCTGGCGCTGCACGCGATGAGCGCCCACGCGGAAGGCGCGTCGGGGCAGGGCGTCGCGGCCCTGCGAACGAGCTCGCCGAGCGCGCGGCTCGCGAGCGTGCCGGAGGTGCTCGGCGCATCGACCGACGCGCGCAAGACGACGACGCTGCTGTTCGCGATCGAGGAGCAGAACGCGCTCGGCGGGGTGGGTCCGCACGTGATCTCGGCGCTCGAGAAGGAGCTGGCGGCCGTGGTCGCGACGCACGCGGGGCAGAGCTCGCTGGTCGCGCCGCTCGCGCCGGGCGTGGTGGCCGCGTGCGTGACGAAGAAGGTCGACGCGGTGGCGGCGGGCAACGCGGTGCAGTGCGACTGGCACGCGCGGCCTCCGGTGCTCGACGGCAAGGTGGAGCTGCCGCGGACCCTGTCCTGGGAGATCCTGCACGGGACCGACGCGCAGACGCGGGCGGGGGAGCTCTCGCGCGAGTGCAAGGATCCGCATGGCGTGCTCTCGGCGCTCTCCGGCGGGCTGCCGTATCCGATCGCGGGGCGCGTGCACGAGGCCATCGCTGCGTCGAGCGCGATCGAGCGCGTGAAGATGCTCTTCGACGTGCTCGAGGGGACGTGGCGCTTCATCGCGACGGTGCTCCTGTCGGCGTACTTCGCGCGCCGCCCTGCGGAGGGCGGCGAGGTGGCGCCCGGGTTCGACGCGATGCTCGAGCTGTTCCGGCGCAACGTCACGCGTGACGGCTTCGCGCTCGGCACGTGGCGCGAGATCGCGCGCACGGCGGCGAAGGCGTTCGACGGTCGCGACGATCCGATCGGCGCGCTCGTGCGCGACGTGCTGGGCGTGAAGCTGTCGCAGAACCAGACCTTCGAGACGCTCTCGAACCTGATGCAGGTCGAGCGCAACAGCTTCGCGCACGGCCACTACAACGAGGCGCGCGCGACCGCGGATCTGCCCGAGTTCGAGCAGATGACGCGCACGCTCTTGCGGGCGCTGCGGCCCCTGTGCGCGTGGACGCTGGTGACGGTCGAGAAGACCGAGCCCGACCTCTACGGCGAGCTGCAAACGGTGGAGTTCATCGACCACACGGGCCCGTTCAACACGGGCACGCGGCGAAGGCTGGGCCTGAACAGCCCGGTGCGGCTCGCGAACGTGGCGTACCTGGCGCGGTGGCGGGAGGGCCTCGTGCTGCCGCTCGAGCCGTTCATGCGGCGCGTGGCGCACGAGGAGCGGTTCGACCTGTACTGGATGGACCACCTGCCGCGCGCGGGCGCGTGCCAGATGAGCTCTGCCGTGGGGGGACCGGCGATCAAGGTGCCGTGCGACGTGAGGCGCCTGCCTCCGCTGTTGCGGCTGCTGCTGGATCGCACGCAGGGCGGCGGCTGA
- a CDS encoding serine/threonine-protein kinase, protein MVAGTPKEHAPGELLDGRFLLVERLGRGGFGDVWRAEELLPDGTSLRPIALKLLHKTAYDVASWTEEAKLLASFRHPSLVTVYAAGLLGGPEPLPFVAMELLEGSTLGDLARERRRVPWRRVLGWARATAAALDVIHARGIVHLDLKPANLFVTTDGTLKVLDFGISRRAGSKAPAVRAIVTSASDAGLETALFVAAQNGIVAQTTRAGGGSSNAVVGTPGYMAPEILELAEPTPAADAYALAVCVVKLATGRLPYEDVADEPAALSEPSAMSAWWSDVRDATLRGRVRDLAADPARLPRGLVALLHRLLSVDPLQRGLAPGGLAALFDEVWARPHGVLDPPYPGLAPLPAEGEGMLFGREDDVARLGRELAFEPSLVLHGPRGAGKSSLARAGLAAYLARGAVDAKDDWILVHVRPGDAPDRALDEALAGVDEALAGAGFDGLASFAAASRVGVVLLVDPLDEAVEAPAEASGKLFALLAAIAEGGVEPGLRALGVVSESHLPRLVESGAPGGALRASLRFVGSPSAAAMHDIATGPARLAGVRVIGAEAVVAELQREVRGKDDRMPLVALALRAFWESRASEGGAMVLHVDRWRSLGGVVGALAAHAERVLAGLDDEARDEAIEILLALSTTDRKAVRRDEAELADALGGGALYARALGSLERAGLLRRREGRVELSHPSLAALPRLDKVRAREAERLVFLESLREAAGTWERADRPPELLLSGALLDEAVRRDAPRMRGVGRIERELIAASRRRARRGLLARGALVAGAAALIGLGIAGKSALDAQRARTERARAEAEERAYLAEVVGRSRRADDPYQRAAWIAEAVDKGATDPALPLDLLRVASDLPHAHFLALEPATSPEFPWSDRWLVAGGPGTSLLLVDFKPFDPGTPEDGADAAEPAPTHMPDPRASALRPHEGPLVERVPLPFDSALATRSGAGEVRVFRLRPDGTAALAAIAPARCTGALRAADAAPVLACAGEAGIVRWDLRRAGEVDTYPFQGIVLDVSPDGARVVAAAGAKVLVWTPGEKRAEELTRDRSLVLARFSPRDSLLALVEQGGFEIVDPARPAAPVFRGASAGAPSFVRWDEGGLDLAICGAEIGHEDHVTGSFHYLRSGARAASDPLPKGAPCDPPPSAKRPARLASLDEVRDLARLALGPRAFVGGYRLADGRVLTRDLVLFSGATAASRPLVRFAGHDPEASAMQPETRSVVAVARVGEDAVAFGVSDEVRIYRIADGKRELARKGHLLGRCADGRVAAWEREGEAWRVLDARSGATLGSAPREPGLVLGVDSACRTLFTQRLDGTLVATSLDAGAKPRPLAAADGYVYDVRPSPARGGVGAGLLIAVGSGALARIDEATGEVRLLGYASPRATAIGDGPRPGELVYADDTGVVLLRPDGGRVRLLEAMGGTTWEDVSVAPDGLSLLLASADRVAALDVSRGEIMGTLPLPARTRFAPWDGEGSVFVWSFDRAGGPEGEVIPRGRPLSQRIARSLSNLRVERGRLSILR, encoded by the coding sequence ATGGTCGCAGGGACGCCGAAGGAGCACGCGCCTGGGGAGCTGCTCGACGGGCGCTTCCTGCTGGTCGAGCGCCTCGGGCGCGGCGGCTTCGGCGACGTGTGGCGCGCCGAGGAGCTTTTGCCCGACGGCACCTCGCTGCGGCCGATCGCGCTGAAGCTCCTGCACAAGACCGCCTACGACGTCGCGAGCTGGACCGAGGAGGCCAAGCTCCTCGCCTCGTTCCGGCACCCGTCGCTCGTCACGGTCTACGCCGCCGGCCTGCTCGGCGGACCCGAGCCTTTGCCGTTCGTCGCGATGGAGCTGCTCGAGGGCAGCACGCTCGGCGACCTCGCCCGCGAGCGGCGCCGCGTGCCCTGGAGGCGCGTGCTCGGATGGGCGCGCGCGACCGCGGCGGCGCTCGACGTGATCCACGCGCGCGGCATCGTGCACCTCGATCTCAAGCCGGCGAACCTGTTCGTCACCACGGACGGCACGCTCAAGGTGCTCGATTTCGGCATCTCGCGGCGCGCAGGCTCGAAGGCGCCCGCCGTGCGCGCGATCGTCACGAGCGCGTCCGACGCGGGCCTCGAGACAGCGCTCTTCGTGGCCGCGCAGAACGGCATCGTGGCGCAGACGACGCGCGCGGGCGGCGGATCGAGCAACGCCGTCGTCGGCACGCCGGGGTACATGGCGCCCGAGATCCTCGAGCTCGCCGAGCCCACGCCCGCGGCCGATGCGTACGCGCTCGCCGTGTGCGTCGTGAAGCTCGCGACGGGGCGCTTGCCCTACGAGGACGTCGCCGACGAGCCGGCCGCGCTGAGCGAGCCCTCGGCGATGAGCGCGTGGTGGTCGGACGTCAGGGACGCGACCCTGCGCGGCAGGGTGCGCGATCTCGCGGCCGATCCGGCGAGGCTGCCGCGCGGGCTCGTCGCGCTGCTCCACCGGCTGCTCTCGGTCGATCCGCTGCAACGCGGCCTCGCGCCGGGAGGGCTCGCGGCGCTGTTCGACGAGGTCTGGGCGCGGCCGCATGGCGTCCTCGATCCGCCCTATCCCGGGCTCGCCCCGCTGCCTGCCGAGGGCGAGGGCATGCTCTTCGGGCGCGAGGACGACGTCGCGCGGCTCGGTCGCGAGCTTGCGTTCGAGCCGTCGCTCGTGCTGCACGGGCCGCGGGGCGCAGGGAAGTCCTCGCTCGCGCGCGCGGGGCTCGCGGCCTATCTCGCGCGGGGCGCGGTGGACGCGAAGGACGACTGGATCCTCGTGCACGTGCGCCCGGGAGACGCGCCCGATCGCGCGCTCGACGAGGCGCTCGCCGGGGTGGACGAGGCGCTCGCCGGTGCGGGCTTCGACGGGCTCGCGAGCTTCGCGGCCGCGTCGCGCGTCGGGGTCGTGTTGCTCGTCGATCCGCTGGACGAGGCGGTCGAGGCGCCAGCCGAGGCGAGCGGGAAGCTGTTCGCGCTGCTCGCGGCGATCGCCGAGGGAGGCGTCGAACCCGGGCTGCGCGCGCTCGGCGTGGTGAGCGAGTCTCACCTGCCGCGCCTCGTCGAGTCGGGCGCGCCGGGGGGAGCGCTGCGGGCGTCGTTGCGCTTCGTGGGATCGCCGTCGGCAGCCGCCATGCACGACATCGCCACGGGTCCGGCGCGGCTCGCGGGGGTTCGCGTGATCGGGGCCGAGGCCGTCGTCGCCGAGCTGCAACGCGAGGTGCGCGGCAAGGATGATCGGATGCCGCTGGTCGCGCTCGCCCTGCGGGCCTTCTGGGAGTCGCGGGCGTCCGAAGGCGGGGCGATGGTGCTCCACGTCGATCGCTGGCGCTCTCTCGGCGGCGTCGTGGGCGCGCTCGCGGCGCATGCGGAGCGCGTGCTTGCCGGGCTCGACGACGAGGCGCGCGACGAGGCGATCGAGATCCTGCTCGCGCTCTCGACCACCGATCGCAAGGCGGTTCGCCGCGACGAGGCAGAGCTGGCCGACGCGCTCGGGGGAGGAGCGCTGTACGCGAGGGCGCTCGGCAGCCTCGAGCGCGCGGGGCTCTTGCGTCGCCGTGAGGGGCGCGTGGAGCTGTCGCATCCGTCGCTCGCCGCCCTGCCGAGGCTCGACAAGGTGCGCGCCCGCGAGGCGGAGCGGCTCGTGTTCCTCGAGAGCCTGCGCGAGGCGGCGGGGACGTGGGAGCGCGCAGATCGCCCGCCCGAGCTGCTCCTCTCCGGCGCGCTGCTCGACGAGGCCGTGCGGCGCGACGCCCCCCGCATGCGCGGCGTGGGCCGGATCGAGCGCGAGCTCATCGCAGCGAGCCGGCGTCGCGCGCGCAGGGGCCTGCTCGCGCGAGGGGCGCTGGTCGCGGGTGCGGCTGCCCTGATCGGGCTCGGGATCGCGGGCAAGAGCGCGCTCGACGCGCAGCGGGCGCGCACGGAGAGAGCGCGGGCCGAGGCCGAGGAGCGCGCCTACCTCGCCGAGGTCGTGGGCCGCTCGCGCCGCGCCGACGACCCCTACCAGCGCGCGGCGTGGATCGCCGAGGCCGTCGACAAGGGCGCGACGGACCCTGCGTTGCCGCTCGATCTGCTGCGCGTCGCGTCGGATCTGCCGCACGCGCACTTCCTCGCGCTCGAGCCGGCCACGAGCCCCGAGTTCCCGTGGAGCGATCGCTGGCTCGTCGCGGGCGGCCCGGGCACGAGCCTCCTGCTCGTCGACTTCAAGCCCTTCGATCCCGGCACGCCCGAGGACGGCGCCGACGCGGCCGAGCCCGCGCCCACGCACATGCCCGATCCGCGCGCGTCGGCGCTCCGGCCTCACGAGGGGCCTCTCGTCGAGCGCGTCCCCTTGCCCTTCGACAGCGCCCTCGCGACCCGATCGGGCGCGGGCGAGGTGCGCGTCTTCCGCCTGCGGCCGGACGGCACGGCGGCGCTCGCGGCGATCGCGCCGGCGCGCTGCACGGGCGCGCTCAGGGCAGCGGACGCGGCGCCCGTGCTCGCGTGCGCAGGGGAGGCGGGGATCGTGCGCTGGGATCTGCGGCGCGCGGGCGAGGTCGACACCTACCCGTTCCAGGGCATCGTGCTCGACGTCTCGCCCGACGGCGCGCGGGTCGTCGCGGCGGCAGGCGCGAAGGTGCTCGTGTGGACGCCTGGTGAGAAGCGGGCCGAGGAGCTGACGCGCGATCGATCGCTCGTCCTCGCGCGCTTCAGCCCGCGCGACTCCTTGCTCGCCCTGGTCGAGCAGGGCGGCTTCGAGATCGTCGATCCGGCGCGGCCAGCGGCGCCCGTCTTCCGCGGCGCGAGCGCGGGGGCGCCGTCGTTCGTGCGCTGGGACGAGGGCGGCCTCGATCTCGCGATCTGCGGGGCCGAGATCGGCCACGAGGACCACGTCACCGGGAGCTTTCACTACCTGCGCTCCGGCGCGCGCGCGGCGAGCGATCCCCTCCCGAAGGGCGCGCCCTGCGATCCCCCGCCGTCCGCGAAGCGCCCCGCGAGGCTCGCGTCGCTCGACGAGGTGCGAGACCTCGCGCGCCTCGCCCTCGGCCCCCGCGCCTTCGTCGGAGGCTACCGGCTCGCGGACGGCCGCGTGCTCACCCGAGACCTCGTGCTCTTCTCCGGTGCGACCGCGGCCTCTCGTCCGCTCGTGCGCTTCGCGGGCCACGATCCCGAGGCGAGCGCGATGCAGCCCGAGACGCGCTCCGTCGTCGCCGTCGCGCGGGTGGGCGAGGACGCGGTGGCCTTCGGGGTCTCGGACGAGGTGCGGATCTACCGGATCGCCGACGGCAAGCGCGAGCTCGCGCGCAAGGGCCACCTGCTCGGGCGATGCGCGGACGGGCGCGTGGCTGCGTGGGAGCGCGAGGGCGAGGCGTGGCGCGTCCTCGACGCGAGGAGCGGGGCCACCCTCGGCTCGGCGCCGCGCGAGCCGGGGCTCGTGCTCGGCGTCGATAGCGCTTGCCGCACGCTCTTCACGCAGCGGCTCGACGGCACGCTCGTGGCGACGTCGCTCGACGCGGGCGCGAAGCCGAGGCCGCTCGCGGCCGCCGACGGCTACGTGTACGACGTGCGGCCGAGCCCTGCGCGCGGCGGCGTGGGGGCGGGCCTTCTGATCGCGGTGGGCTCCGGCGCGCTCGCGCGCATCGACGAGGCCACGGGCGAGGTCAGGCTCCTCGGCTACGCGAGCCCGCGCGCGACCGCGATCGGCGATGGCCCGAGGCCCGGAGAGCTCGTCTACGCCGACGACACGGGCGTCGTGCTGCTGCGCCCCGACGGGGGCCGCGTGCGCCTCCTGGAAGCGATGGGCGGCACCACGTGGGAGGACGTGTCGGTGGCGCCGGATGGCCTGTCCTTGCTGCTCGCCTCGGCCGATCGCGTGGCCGCGCTCGACGTGTCGCGTGGCGAGATCATGGGCACGCTGCCGCTGCCTGCGCGCACGCGCTTCGCGCCCTGGGACGGGGAGGGATCGGTCTTCGTGTGGTCGTTCGATCGTGCGGGCGGGCCCGAAGGCGAGGTGATCCCGCGGGGCCGGCCGCTCTCGCAGAGGATCGCCCGGTCGCTGTCGAACCTGCGGGTCGAGCGCGGCCGGCTATCGATCCTGCGCTGA
- a CDS encoding FKBP-type peptidyl-prolyl cis-trans isomerase yields the protein MTTEQLQIEQLQQGNGAEARSGNHVSVHYVGTLTDGKKFDSSRDRGKPFEFKLGAGQVIKGWDQGVEGMKVGEKRKLTIPGHLAYGEKGFPGLIPANATLVFEVELLAVR from the coding sequence ATGACCACGGAACAGCTCCAGATCGAGCAGCTTCAACAAGGAAACGGCGCCGAGGCCCGTTCGGGGAACCATGTCAGCGTGCACTACGTCGGGACGTTGACCGACGGCAAGAAGTTCGACAGCTCCCGCGACCGCGGCAAACCCTTCGAGTTCAAGCTCGGCGCCGGCCAGGTCATCAAGGGCTGGGATCAGGGCGTGGAGGGCATGAAGGTCGGCGAGAAGCGCAAGCTCACCATCCCCGGGCACCTCGCTTACGGCGAGAAAGGCTTCCCCGGCCTCATCCCGGCGAACGCGACCCTCGTCTTCGAGGTCGAGCTGCTCGCCGTGCGCTGA
- a CDS encoding SDR family oxidoreductase: protein MSTGTNARVALVTGSGTRVGRVIAMALAEAGYGLLVHYASSEEGAREVVEAAQARGLPAEAVRANLLERDEIGRLAAEARRFGGGRLDLLVHNAANFERVPPEKLDEGSWDRAMALNATAPYLLTLALAPELRAARGCVVGLGCVSAERPWKNFLPYSTSKAALVHALKGLALALAPEVRVNVVSPGMVQPPDAYDEGLLERLQAKIPLARLGTAEDVAQAVLFFAQNQFVTGQVLAVDGGRSLA from the coding sequence ATGAGCACGGGGACGAATGCGCGCGTCGCGCTGGTGACGGGGAGCGGGACGCGCGTGGGCCGCGTCATCGCGATGGCGCTCGCCGAGGCGGGGTATGGGCTGCTCGTGCATTACGCGTCGAGCGAGGAGGGCGCGCGCGAGGTGGTGGAGGCGGCGCAGGCGCGGGGGCTGCCTGCGGAGGCGGTGCGGGCCAATCTCCTCGAGCGGGACGAGATCGGGCGGCTCGCGGCGGAGGCGCGGCGGTTCGGCGGGGGACGGCTGGATCTGCTCGTGCACAATGCGGCGAACTTCGAGCGCGTGCCGCCGGAGAAGCTCGACGAGGGGAGCTGGGATCGGGCGATGGCGCTGAACGCGACGGCGCCCTATCTGCTCACGCTCGCGCTCGCGCCGGAGCTGCGGGCGGCCCGCGGGTGCGTGGTGGGGCTCGGCTGCGTCAGCGCGGAAAGGCCGTGGAAGAACTTCCTGCCTTATTCGACGTCGAAGGCGGCCCTCGTGCACGCGTTGAAGGGCCTCGCGCTCGCGCTCGCGCCCGAGGTGCGCGTGAACGTGGTCTCTCCGGGCATGGTGCAGCCGCCGGATGCGTACGACGAGGGCCTGCTCGAGCGGCTCCAGGCGAAGATTCCGCTCGCACGCCTGGGCACCGCCGAGGACGTGGCGCAGGCCGTCCTGTTTTTCGCACAGAACCAATTCGTGACCGGGCAGGTCCTCGCCGTGGATGGAGGGAGATCGCTCGCCTAG
- a CDS encoding serine/threonine protein kinase, producing MGGIRPGFVIHDRYRILRCIETGGMGAVYEVLDERTRHRRALKAMLPLLIEDGAMCARFELEAKITGGVESDHLVNVLDAGVDDGTGIPFIVMDLLRGQSLGALLRQDGPILGAEVVTYLWQAALALEKTHAAGIVHRDLKPENLFLTHRDDGSPCIKILDFGIAKLVAQTLPAVDTRPMMGTPFYMSPEQARNDRRIDGRADVYALAHIAYTLLAGEPYWHETFVEHGSPYLLITEVMKGSPEAPSARAARRSGILLPPAFDEWFMRATAISPDDRFPKALVAVAGLADALGVILPLPPPRSASDSSPHRQRIAITTPWAVATPRHLVDPLDATAPSGAEGSAPTEPVGTRTDIAVTTGERMSMAPRRLPHAQLIGLLAAALVAGAALVVRTAPPDDIPHARASAARSVSVETDAVSVTAPATPQPAARMAPVDVQPPPPLPPPAHHEAAETRPAAASTKRAPLREVRDGGADSAFEPKGETTGTEPGPGEDPESVYDSMAGPNEAP from the coding sequence GTGGGGGGCATCCGACCTGGCTTTGTCATTCATGATCGCTACCGCATCCTGCGCTGCATCGAGACGGGCGGGATGGGGGCGGTCTACGAAGTCCTCGACGAGCGGACGCGCCACCGTCGCGCGCTGAAGGCCATGCTGCCGCTCCTCATCGAGGACGGCGCCATGTGCGCCCGCTTCGAGCTCGAGGCCAAGATCACGGGCGGTGTCGAGAGTGACCACCTGGTCAATGTCCTGGACGCGGGCGTCGACGACGGCACGGGCATTCCGTTCATCGTCATGGATCTGCTGCGCGGTCAGAGCCTTGGCGCCCTGCTCCGACAGGACGGGCCGATTCTCGGGGCCGAGGTCGTCACCTATTTGTGGCAGGCCGCGCTCGCGCTCGAGAAGACGCACGCCGCGGGCATCGTTCACCGGGACCTGAAGCCCGAAAACCTCTTTTTGACCCACCGCGACGACGGCTCCCCCTGCATCAAGATCCTCGATTTCGGCATCGCGAAGCTCGTCGCCCAGACGCTGCCCGCCGTCGACACGCGCCCGATGATGGGGACGCCCTTTTACATGTCGCCCGAGCAGGCGCGCAACGACCGCCGCATCGACGGGCGCGCCGACGTCTACGCCCTCGCGCACATCGCGTACACGCTCCTCGCTGGCGAGCCCTACTGGCACGAGACCTTCGTCGAGCACGGCTCTCCTTATCTTTTGATCACCGAGGTCATGAAGGGCTCGCCCGAGGCGCCGAGCGCGCGCGCGGCGAGGCGCTCGGGGATCCTCTTGCCCCCGGCGTTCGATGAATGGTTCATGCGCGCCACGGCGATCTCGCCCGACGATCGATTCCCGAAGGCGCTCGTCGCCGTCGCAGGGCTCGCCGACGCGCTCGGCGTGATCCTGCCGCTGCCGCCGCCCCGCTCGGCCTCGGATTCGTCCCCGCACCGCCAGCGCATCGCGATAACGACCCCGTGGGCCGTCGCCACCCCGAGGCACCTCGTCGACCCGCTGGACGCCACGGCCCCGAGCGGCGCCGAGGGCTCTGCCCCGACCGAGCCCGTGGGCACGCGGACGGACATCGCGGTCACGACCGGCGAGCGAATGAGCATGGCGCCGCGCCGCCTTCCGCACGCGCAGCTCATTGGCCTCCTGGCGGCGGCCCTCGTCGCAGGCGCGGCGCTCGTCGTGCGCACCGCGCCCCCGGACGACATTCCCCACGCCCGCGCGAGCGCCGCGCGGAGCGTCTCCGTGGAAACCGATGCGGTGAGCGTCACGGCGCCGGCCACGCCCCAGCCTGCCGCGCGCATGGCGCCCGTCGACGTGCAGCCCCCGCCCCCGCTCCCGCCGCCCGCGCACCACGAAGCCGCGGAGACGCGGCCCGCGGCGGCTTCGACGAAACGCGCGCCCCTCCGCGAGGTCCGCGACGGGGGCGCCGACAGCGCATTCGAGCCGAAGGGGGAAACGACGGGCACCGAGCCCGGGCCCGGCGAGGATCCGGAGTCGGTGTACGATTCGATGGCGGGCCCGAACGAGGCGCCTTGA
- a CDS encoding gamma-glutamylcyclotransferase family protein yields MQKGLEGERRSGRHVLFVYGSLLAGEANHAMLTGARFLGDATTAPAFELADLGPYPALVRGGATAVAGELYAVTAEHLRRLDAFEGHPHLYQRGGVQIEGGRSAQSYFMDPVRAQGYPRIASGRWRDRAVISRWSYST; encoded by the coding sequence ATGCAGAAGGGCCTCGAGGGCGAGCGTCGATCCGGTCGCCACGTCCTGTTCGTCTACGGATCGCTGCTCGCGGGCGAGGCGAATCACGCGATGCTGACGGGCGCACGCTTTCTGGGGGACGCCACCACCGCGCCCGCCTTCGAGCTCGCCGACCTCGGCCCGTATCCGGCCCTCGTGCGGGGCGGCGCGACCGCGGTCGCAGGCGAGCTGTACGCCGTCACGGCCGAGCATCTGCGGCGGCTCGATGCATTCGAGGGGCACCCGCACCTCTACCAGCGCGGGGGGGTGCAGATCGAAGGCGGCCGCTCCGCGCAGTCGTACTTCATGGATCCCGTGCGCGCCCAGGGCTATCCGCGGATCGCCTCGGGGCGCTGGAGGGACCGCGCCGTCATTTCTCGATGGTCTTACAGCACCTGA